Proteins from a single region of Pyrus communis chromosome 6, drPyrComm1.1, whole genome shotgun sequence:
- the LOC137737104 gene encoding uncharacterized protein isoform X2 gives MDGIVRSATSNAYCSMFCRSLHKAVGLLSSRKIWFRKEILRPFSTCTEPLISPISPLIIRRPPSSLVLATRLSPSDAPQRSEEWFALRKDKLTTSTFSTALGFWKGTRRPELWHEKVFESEKQIVEASKRAMEWGMLNEEVAIEKYKSITGREVSSYGFATHADERYGWIGASPDGLLEGLIDCYQGGGILEVKCPYNKGKPDKALPWSTMPFYYMPQVQGQMEVMDREWVDLYCWTPNGSTIFRVCRDRSYWNLMHGILREFWWENVVPAREALLLGKEEEAKKYIPTSTHKQTGLAIVKSLKLASESKLLCREIAGHVEFF, from the coding sequence ATGGATGGCATTGTCAGATCAGCAACAAGTAATGCCTATTGCTCCATGTTCTGCAGATCTCTCCATAAAGCAGTAGGATTGCTATCCTCAAGAAAGATATGGTTTAGGAAAGAGATTTTGAGACCTTTTTCCACATGCACCGAACCACTGATCTCTCCAATTTCCCCTCTTATCATTCGTCGCCCCCCATCATCGCTAGTGCTAGCCACCCGGCTTTCACCATCTGATGCTCCCCAGCGATCAGAGGAGTGGTTTGCCCTACGCAAGGATAAGCTGACCACAAGCACCTTCAGCACCGCCTTGGGATTTTGGAAGGGGACCCGCCGGCCAGAGCTCTGGCATGAGAAGGTATTTGAATCCGAGAAACAAATTGTGGAAGCTTCTAAGAGAGCCATGGAGTGGGGCATGCTCAATGAAGAAGTGGCCATTGAAAAGTACAAAAGCATCACAGGTCGCGAAGTGAGTTCATATGGATTTGCTACCCACGCAGATGAGCGATATGGTTGGATTGGTGCCTCCCCTGACGGTCTTCTTGAGGGTCTTATTGATTGCTATCAAGGCGGTGGGATACTGGAAGTGAAGTGTCCGTACAACAAGGGCAAGCCTGACAAGGCTCTTCCCTGGTCAACCATGCCTTTCTATTACATGCCTCAGGTGCAGGGCCAAATGGAGGTAATGGACAGAGAGTGGGTTGATCTGTACTGCTGGACACCGAATGGAAGCACAATATTTCGCGTGTGCAGGGACCGGAGTTACTGGAACTTGATGCATGGAATTTTACGGGAATTCTGGTGGGAAAATGTGGTTCCGGCGAGGGAGGCTCTATTGCtggggaaagaagaagaagccaagAAATATATTCCGACTTCTACACACAAGCAAACAGGGCTTGCCATTGTCAAAAGCCTGAAGCTTGCCAGCGAGTCTAAGCTGTTGTGCAGAGAAATTGCAGGTCATGTCGAATTTTTCTAG
- the LOC137737026 gene encoding uncharacterized protein, whose translation MPPKGKDKQRAAASPQQPPPSLEDLFSSLNKHIEESEFENAVKVADQVLSINRGDEDALRCKVVALIKADDIDAALSTIRSSKSPPADFSFFEAYCLYRNNKLDEALDSLKRQERDSVTMILESQILFRSGKMDACIDIYQNLPKPKVELLEINSAASLVAAGRASEVKRTLEALGVKATNSFMLAFNTACSLIQLQKYTEAEQLLLKARRIGQEELFSDNVPEDEIQIELAPIAVQLAYVQQLLGQKQEAVEAYTDIIKQDMADEVSLGVAVNNLIALRGPRDVSDGLKKLDRLKDKDKQNFHLTPGLDNKLSPKQKESIYVNRVLLLLHANKMDQAREIVAALPDMFPDSVMPVLLQAAVFVRENRAGKAEEILGQFSEKFPDKSKVVLLARAQVASAAGHPLIAAESLGKIPDIQHTPATVATLVSLRERAGDIDGAAAVLDAAINWWSNAMTEDNKLSVLMQEAASFKLRHGREEEAARLYEELVKSHGSVEALVGLVTTVARVDVKKAEAYEQKLKPLPGLKGVNVDSLEKTSGAKHNEGVSHVKITETYDEGKTKAKAKRKRKRKPKYPKGFDPANPGPPPDPERWLPKRERSSYRPKRKDKRAAQVRGSQGSVARDKHETGATSNTSNTKSNQAATSKGASQNAAAEPSKPSSSKSRKKSRN comes from the exons ATGCCTCCGAAAGGCAAAGACAAGCAGCGCGCCGCCGCGTCGCCGCAGCAGCCGCCGCCTTCACTTGAAGATCTCTTCAGCTCTCTCAATAAGCACATCGAGGAATCCGAATTCGAAAATGCCGTCAAGGTTGCAGATCAAG TTCTCTCGATTAACCGTGGCGATGAGGACGCACTTCGATGCAAGGTCGTGGCCTTGATCAAGGCCGACGACATTGACGCCGCCCTTTCCACGATTCGATCTTCCAAGAGTCCTCCTGCGGATTTCAGCTTCTTTGAG GCATACTGCTTATACAGAAATAACAAGCTAGATGAAGCTCTCGATTCCTTGAAGAGGCAAGAGAGAGATTCTGTAACCATGATATTAGAATCCCAGATTTTATTTCGCTCAGGAAAGATGGATGCTTGTATTGATATATATCAGAACCTTCCAAAACCCAAGGTTGAATTGTTAGAGATAAATTCTGCAGCTAGTTTGGTTGCAGCTGGAAGGGCATCTGAAGTTAAACGTACACTGGAAGCACTTGGGGTTAAAGCAACTAATAGTTTTATGCTTGCATTCAACACTGCCTGTTCTTTGATTCAACTGCAAAAGTATACAGAGGCAGAGCAGCTCCTTCTGAAAGCCAGAAG AATTGGCCAGGAAGAACTCTTCTCTGATAATGTACCTGAAGATGAAATACAAATTGAATTGGCGCCAATAGCTGTCCAGTTGGCCTATGTTCAGCAG CTTCTTGGGCAGAAACAAGAGGCCGTCGAAGCTTATACGGACATTATTAAACAAGATATGGCTGATGAGGTATCGCTTGGTGTGGCAGTCAACAACCTCATTGCTTTGAGAGGTCCAAGAGATGTTTCTGATGGCCTGAAGAAACTTGATCGACTAAAAGATAAGGACAAGCAAAACTTCCACCTGACTCCTGGACTAGACAATAAGCtttcaccaaaacaaaaagaatcaaTATATGTGAACCGGGTTCTTCTACTACTCCATGCAAATAAAATGGATCAG GCTCGAGAAATCGTTGCTGCACTGCCTGACATGTTTCCTGATAGCGTGATGCCTGTGTTACTTCAAGCTGCAGTTTTTGTAAGAGAGAACAGGGCTGGGAAAGCTGAAGAAATTTTAGGGCAGTTTTCCGAGAAGTTCCCTGACAAATCCAAGGTGGTTCTCTTAGCGAGGGCACAGGTTGCTTCTGCTGCTGGCCACCCTCTTATTGCAGCTGAGTCTCTTGGTAAGATACCTGATATACAGCACACGCCAGCCACTGTTGCTACTCTTGTGTCCCTTAGAGAGCGTGCCGGGGACATTGATGGTGCAGCTGCTGTTCTTGATGCTGCAATCAACTGGTGGTCAAATGCCATGACTGAGGACAATAAGCTTAGCGTTTTAATGCAAGAGGCTGCTTCATTCAAGCTCAGGCATGGCCGAGAAGAGGAGGCTGCCCGTCTATACGAGGAGCTTGTGAAAAGCCATGGAAGTGTGGAAGCATTGGTTGGGCTTGTAACTACAGTTGCTCGTGTGGATGTTAAGAAGGCAGAAGCTTATGAGCAGAAGCTGAAACCGCTACCAGGTTTGAAGGGGGTCAATGTGGATAGTCTGGAGAAGACTTCTGGGGCCAAACACAATGAGGGTGTATCTCATGTTAAGATCACGGAGACATATGATGAGGGGAAGACTAAGGCCAaggcaaagagaaagagaaagagaaagccAAAGTATCCTAAAGGGTTTGACCCTGCAAACCCGGGGCCACCGCCAGATCCGGAGAGGTGGCTCCCCAAGAGAGAAAGGTCAAGTTACAGGCCCAAGAGAAAGGATAAAAGAGCCGCTCAGGTAAGAGGCTCCCAGGGTTCTGTAGCTAGAGATAAACATGAAACTGGTGCCACTTCCAACACTTCAAACACAAAATCAAACCAAGCAGCTACCTCGAAAGGAGCCTCCCAAAATGCAGCTGCAGAGCCATCCAAGCCTTCTTCATCAAAGTCGCGAAAAAAATCTAGGAACTAG
- the LOC137737103 gene encoding trihelix transcription factor GT-1-like isoform X3: MYLLEKPQPIDFYKGSRDMMMEVVVSNEELSQSQSQAHLHPPPPQQMLMGDSSGEDHEVRAPKKRAETWVQDETRSLIALRREMDSLFNTSKSNKHLWEQISAKMREKGFDRSPTMCTDKWRNLLKEFKKAKHHDRGSGSAKMSYYKEIEEILKQRSKNPHYKSPTLPKVDSFVQFSDKGIEDASISFAPVEASGRPTLNLERRLDHDGHPLAITAADAVTPGGVPPWNWRETPGNGGEGQAYSGRVILVTWGDYTRRIGIDGSADAIKDAIKSAFRLRTKRSFWLEDEDQIVRSLDRDMPLGNYTLHLDEGVAIKVCLYDESDHIPVHTEEKLFYTEEDYREFLSRRGWSCLREFDGYRNIENMDDLRPGAIYRGMS, from the exons ATGTACTTGTTGGAGAAGCCTCAACCAATCGATTTCTACAAGGGCAGTCGGGACATGATGATGGAGGTGGTCGTTTCAAACGAGGAACTCTCCCAATCTCAATCTCAAGCTCATCTCCACCCACCGCCGCCGCAGCAGATGCTGATGGGGGACAGCAGCGGGGAGGACCACGAAGTGAGGGCGCCGAAGAAGCGAGCTGAGACTTGGGTGCAAGACGAGACCCGTAGCTTAATAGCCCTCCGCCGCGAGATGGACAGCTTGTTCAACACCTCCAAGTCGAACAAGCACTTGTGGGAGCAGATTTCGGCGAAGATGAGGGAAAAAGGGTTCGATCGGTCGCCGACGATGTGCACCGACAAGTGGAGGAACTTGCTGAAGGAGTTCAAGAAGGCTAAGCACCATGATAGGGGAAGTGGGTCTGCAAAGATGTCGTATTACAAGGAGATTGAGGAGATTTTGAAGCAGAGAAGCAAGAATCCGCACTACAAAAGCCCCACTCTCCCAAAGGTCGATTCTTTCGTGCAATTTTCGGATAAAG GTATTGAAGATGCAAGCATTTCTTTTGCACCTGTTGAag CTAGTGGCAGGCCAACACTCAATCTTGAAAGACGTTTGGATCACGATGGTCACCCTCTTGCCATCACTGCAGCTGATGCAGTTACGCCAGGTGGAGTTCCACCATGGAATTGGAGAGAAACCCCTGGAAATG GTGGGGAGGGTCAAGCATATAGTGGTAGAGTCATATTAGTCACTTGGGGTGATTATACTAGAAGGATTGGTATCGATGGCTCCGCAGATGCCATTAAGGATGCAATTAAGTCTGCTTTTAGGTTGAGAACAAAACGCTCCTTCTGGTTGGAGGATGAAGACCAGATAGTCCGAAGTCTTGACAGGGACATGCCTCTCgggaattacactcttcatcttGATGAAG GGGTGGCCATCAAAGTGTGCCTCTATGACGAGTCGGACCACATACCAGTACATACAGAGGAGAAGCTATTCTACACAGAAGAAGATTATCGCGAGTTTCTGTCCCGCAGGGGGTGGTCGTGTCTGAGGGAGTTTGATGGGTACagaaatattgaaaatatggatgatctTCGCCCGGGTGCAATATACCGCGGTATGAGTTGA
- the LOC137737103 gene encoding trihelix transcription factor GT-1-like isoform X2, giving the protein MYLLEKPQPIDFYKGSRDMMMEVVVSNEELSQSQSQAHLHPPPPQQMLMGDSSGEDHEVRAPKKRAETWVQDETRSLIALRREMDSLFNTSKSNKHLWEQISAKMREKGFDRSPTMCTDKWRNLLKEFKKAKHHDRGSGSAKMSYYKEIEEILKQRSKNPHYKSPTLPKVDSFVQFSDKGIEDASISFAPVEVPWCAASGRPTLNLERRLDHDGHPLAITAADAVTPGGVPPWNWRETPGNGGEGQAYSGRVILVTWGDYTRRIGIDGSADAIKDAIKSAFRLRTKRSFWLEDEDQIVRSLDRDMPLGNYTLHLDEGVAIKVCLYDESDHIPVHTEEKLFYTEEDYREFLSRRGWSCLREFDGYRNIENMDDLRPGAIYRGMS; this is encoded by the exons ATGTACTTGTTGGAGAAGCCTCAACCAATCGATTTCTACAAGGGCAGTCGGGACATGATGATGGAGGTGGTCGTTTCAAACGAGGAACTCTCCCAATCTCAATCTCAAGCTCATCTCCACCCACCGCCGCCGCAGCAGATGCTGATGGGGGACAGCAGCGGGGAGGACCACGAAGTGAGGGCGCCGAAGAAGCGAGCTGAGACTTGGGTGCAAGACGAGACCCGTAGCTTAATAGCCCTCCGCCGCGAGATGGACAGCTTGTTCAACACCTCCAAGTCGAACAAGCACTTGTGGGAGCAGATTTCGGCGAAGATGAGGGAAAAAGGGTTCGATCGGTCGCCGACGATGTGCACCGACAAGTGGAGGAACTTGCTGAAGGAGTTCAAGAAGGCTAAGCACCATGATAGGGGAAGTGGGTCTGCAAAGATGTCGTATTACAAGGAGATTGAGGAGATTTTGAAGCAGAGAAGCAAGAATCCGCACTACAAAAGCCCCACTCTCCCAAAGGTCGATTCTTTCGTGCAATTTTCGGATAAAG GTATTGAAGATGCAAGCATTTCTTTTGCACCTGTTGAag TTCCTTGGTGTGCAGCTAGTGGCAGGCCAACACTCAATCTTGAAAGACGTTTGGATCACGATGGTCACCCTCTTGCCATCACTGCAGCTGATGCAGTTACGCCAGGTGGAGTTCCACCATGGAATTGGAGAGAAACCCCTGGAAATG GTGGGGAGGGTCAAGCATATAGTGGTAGAGTCATATTAGTCACTTGGGGTGATTATACTAGAAGGATTGGTATCGATGGCTCCGCAGATGCCATTAAGGATGCAATTAAGTCTGCTTTTAGGTTGAGAACAAAACGCTCCTTCTGGTTGGAGGATGAAGACCAGATAGTCCGAAGTCTTGACAGGGACATGCCTCTCgggaattacactcttcatcttGATGAAG GGGTGGCCATCAAAGTGTGCCTCTATGACGAGTCGGACCACATACCAGTACATACAGAGGAGAAGCTATTCTACACAGAAGAAGATTATCGCGAGTTTCTGTCCCGCAGGGGGTGGTCGTGTCTGAGGGAGTTTGATGGGTACagaaatattgaaaatatggatgatctTCGCCCGGGTGCAATATACCGCGGTATGAGTTGA
- the LOC137737103 gene encoding trihelix transcription factor GT-1-like isoform X1, which produces MYLLEKPQPIDFYKGSRDMMMEVVVSNEELSQSQSQAHLHPPPPQQMLMGDSSGEDHEVRAPKKRAETWVQDETRSLIALRREMDSLFNTSKSNKHLWEQISAKMREKGFDRSPTMCTDKWRNLLKEFKKAKHHDRGSGSAKMSYYKEIEEILKQRSKNPHYKSPTLPKVDSFVQFSDKGIEDASISFAPVEEMMSSSLSSGRPTLNLERRLDHDGHPLAITAADAVTPGGVPPWNWRETPGNGGEGQAYSGRVILVTWGDYTRRIGIDGSADAIKDAIKSAFRLRTKRSFWLEDEDQIVRSLDRDMPLGNYTLHLDEGVAIKVCLYDESDHIPVHTEEKLFYTEEDYREFLSRRGWSCLREFDGYRNIENMDDLRPGAIYRGMS; this is translated from the exons ATGTACTTGTTGGAGAAGCCTCAACCAATCGATTTCTACAAGGGCAGTCGGGACATGATGATGGAGGTGGTCGTTTCAAACGAGGAACTCTCCCAATCTCAATCTCAAGCTCATCTCCACCCACCGCCGCCGCAGCAGATGCTGATGGGGGACAGCAGCGGGGAGGACCACGAAGTGAGGGCGCCGAAGAAGCGAGCTGAGACTTGGGTGCAAGACGAGACCCGTAGCTTAATAGCCCTCCGCCGCGAGATGGACAGCTTGTTCAACACCTCCAAGTCGAACAAGCACTTGTGGGAGCAGATTTCGGCGAAGATGAGGGAAAAAGGGTTCGATCGGTCGCCGACGATGTGCACCGACAAGTGGAGGAACTTGCTGAAGGAGTTCAAGAAGGCTAAGCACCATGATAGGGGAAGTGGGTCTGCAAAGATGTCGTATTACAAGGAGATTGAGGAGATTTTGAAGCAGAGAAGCAAGAATCCGCACTACAAAAGCCCCACTCTCCCAAAGGTCGATTCTTTCGTGCAATTTTCGGATAAAG GTATTGAAGATGCAAGCATTTCTTTTGCACCTGTTGAag AAATGATGAGTTCTTCACTTT CTAGTGGCAGGCCAACACTCAATCTTGAAAGACGTTTGGATCACGATGGTCACCCTCTTGCCATCACTGCAGCTGATGCAGTTACGCCAGGTGGAGTTCCACCATGGAATTGGAGAGAAACCCCTGGAAATG GTGGGGAGGGTCAAGCATATAGTGGTAGAGTCATATTAGTCACTTGGGGTGATTATACTAGAAGGATTGGTATCGATGGCTCCGCAGATGCCATTAAGGATGCAATTAAGTCTGCTTTTAGGTTGAGAACAAAACGCTCCTTCTGGTTGGAGGATGAAGACCAGATAGTCCGAAGTCTTGACAGGGACATGCCTCTCgggaattacactcttcatcttGATGAAG GGGTGGCCATCAAAGTGTGCCTCTATGACGAGTCGGACCACATACCAGTACATACAGAGGAGAAGCTATTCTACACAGAAGAAGATTATCGCGAGTTTCTGTCCCGCAGGGGGTGGTCGTGTCTGAGGGAGTTTGATGGGTACagaaatattgaaaatatggatgatctTCGCCCGGGTGCAATATACCGCGGTATGAGTTGA
- the LOC137737104 gene encoding uncharacterized protein isoform X1: protein MKLIQVSAARSRASLYFLHGGVTSRTPKPRPASFAAPKVGAFSPSRLSVCSFCRTLQRNKVAMDGIVRSATSNAYCSMFCRSLHKAVGLLSSRKIWFRKEILRPFSTCTEPLISPISPLIIRRPPSSLVLATRLSPSDAPQRSEEWFALRKDKLTTSTFSTALGFWKGTRRPELWHEKVFESEKQIVEASKRAMEWGMLNEEVAIEKYKSITGREVSSYGFATHADERYGWIGASPDGLLEGLIDCYQGGGILEVKCPYNKGKPDKALPWSTMPFYYMPQVQGQMEVMDREWVDLYCWTPNGSTIFRVCRDRSYWNLMHGILREFWWENVVPAREALLLGKEEEAKKYIPTSTHKQTGLAIVKSLKLASESKLLCREIAGHVEFF from the exons ATGAAGCTCATCCAAGTCTCTGCCGCTCGGTCCAGAGCTTCTCTGTATTTTCTCCATGGAGGAGTGACCTCTCGGACTCCCAAGCCACGCCCAGCTTCCTTTGCAGCTCCCAAAGTCGGAGCCTTTAGTCCGAGCCGTCTCTCAG TGTGTAGCTTTTGCAGGACCCTTCAACGAAACAAAGTAGCTATGGATGGCATTGTCAGATCAGCAACAAGTAATGCCTATTGCTCCATGTTCTGCAGATCTCTCCATAAAGCAGTAGGATTGCTATCCTCAAGAAAGATATGGTTTAGGAAAGAGATTTTGAGACCTTTTTCCACATGCACCGAACCACTGATCTCTCCAATTTCCCCTCTTATCATTCGTCGCCCCCCATCATCGCTAGTGCTAGCCACCCGGCTTTCACCATCTGATGCTCCCCAGCGATCAGAGGAGTGGTTTGCCCTACGCAAGGATAAGCTGACCACAAGCACCTTCAGCACCGCCTTGGGATTTTGGAAGGGGACCCGCCGGCCAGAGCTCTGGCATGAGAAGGTATTTGAATCCGAGAAACAAATTGTGGAAGCTTCTAAGAGAGCCATGGAGTGGGGCATGCTCAATGAAGAAGTGGCCATTGAAAAGTACAAAAGCATCACAGGTCGCGAAGTGAGTTCATATGGATTTGCTACCCACGCAGATGAGCGATATGGTTGGATTGGTGCCTCCCCTGACGGTCTTCTTGAGGGTCTTATTGATTGCTATCAAGGCGGTGGGATACTGGAAGTGAAGTGTCCGTACAACAAGGGCAAGCCTGACAAGGCTCTTCCCTGGTCAACCATGCCTTTCTATTACATGCCTCAGGTGCAGGGCCAAATGGAGGTAATGGACAGAGAGTGGGTTGATCTGTACTGCTGGACACCGAATGGAAGCACAATATTTCGCGTGTGCAGGGACCGGAGTTACTGGAACTTGATGCATGGAATTTTACGGGAATTCTGGTGGGAAAATGTGGTTCCGGCGAGGGAGGCTCTATTGCtggggaaagaagaagaagccaagAAATATATTCCGACTTCTACACACAAGCAAACAGGGCTTGCCATTGTCAAAAGCCTGAAGCTTGCCAGCGAGTCTAAGCTGTTGTGCAGAGAAATTGCAGGTCATGTCGAATTTTTCTAG
- the LOC137736599 gene encoding uncharacterized protein, producing MDSGLSWADQWDNNPDPPPSGSSDKDKKKGKDGSKSSFGKAILSFKWVEKLKKKTQKEDGQ from the coding sequence ATGGATTCTGGTCTGTCCTGGGCTGATCAATGGGACAACAACCCCGACCCGCCGCCATCGGGATCATCCGACAAGGATAAGAAGAAGGGCAAGGATGGATCGAAGAGCAGCTTCGGAAAGGCGATTTTGAGCTTCAAGTGGGTGGAGAAGCTCAAGAAGAAAACTCAGAAAGAAGATGGGCAATAA
- the LOC137737815 gene encoding mitotic spindle checkpoint protein MAD2 — MASKAATKDIITLRGSAAIVSEFFGYSANSILYNRGVYPEESFVKVKKYGLPMLLTQDEGLKSFIANLTAQLSEWLESGKLQRVVLVIMSKATNEVLERWNFSIETDREVVEKGVSREKSDKEIMREIQAIMRQIASSITYLPCLDEPCVFDVLAYTDKDVAVPFTWIESDPKLIANPEIVKLHSFDTKIHKVDTLVSYKNDEWDEQ; from the exons ATGGCTTCAAAAGCAGCGACCAAAGATATCATCACTCTGCGTGGCTCTGCCGCCATCGTCAGCGAGTTCTTCG GATATTCTGCAAACAG TATTCTGTACAATCGAGGAGTGTATCCTGAGGAAAGCTTTGTGAAGGTGAAGAAATATGGACTGCCAATGTTGCTTACTCAAGACGAGGGCCTCAAATCCTTTATTGCCAACCTAACTGCCCAGCTTTCTG AATGGCTGGAATCTGGCAAGTTACAGAGAGTTGTTCTGGTCATAATGAGCAAGGCCACCAATGAGGTTCTGGAGAGGTGGAACTTCAGCATTGAGACCGACAGAGAGGTCGTTGAGAAGGg CGTGTCGAGGGAAAAGAGTGACAAGGAAATCATGAGGGAGATTCAAGCGATCATGAGACAGATTGCTTCGAGCATCACTTACTTGCCATGCCTTGATGAACCCT GTGTGTTTGATGTGTTGGCGTACACGGATAAAGATGTTGCAGTCCCATTCACTTGGATCGAGAGTGATCCGAAACTGATTGCAAATCCAGAAATAGTGAAACTGCACTCCTTTGACACCAAG ATTCACAAGGTTGACACTCTAGTGTCGTACAAGAACGACGAATGGGACGAGCAGTAA
- the LOC137737631 gene encoding F-box protein SKIP14-like yields MALNFSYRPIFPGHLSEDNLVSPMRIANGYLVEGIPERNGDGFGRPWHSNREVDDCFDYGRDRCDRGCSQDPVSNDILDLLPSDPFGMDISTTFTAITGWLEDLEVDYGGYRRDEVGTSNDNYELFAGLNFIWNNAMRFQAFPGKIGVDHKANVASGFGGCSKEKGVGDAPLHSDFGSACPVADVLNLGNGSCGFSNQQNVEVQHDYGICAGSDGGAPHGAMMFALSYLGVQDLLHVEGTCRSLHSTVRGDPLLWRNIHIDQPLNEKITDDVLLQLTDRAQGNLQSLSLVECPRITDDGLKRVLESNPRLTKLSVPGCTRLSIEGIVNSLKAFNSKGAQGVRHLRIGGLYGVTQKHFEELKFLLRTDSQMQPNPRKPHFYHRGNFYLPSDDDSDIDIEMCPRCQNLRLVYDCPAEACQRKEHPTQVCRACTLCIGRCIQCGRCVNDCEYEETFCLELLCSDCWKQLLESQETQDGTYGPSKPFVLHERNDTFGRHG; encoded by the exons ATGGCTTTGAATTTTTCTTATCGACCAATCTTTCCGGGGCATCTGTCTGAGGACAATTTGGTTTCTCCAATGAGGATTGCCAATGGGTACCTCGTGGAGGGTATACCTGAGAGGAATGGAGATGGTTTCGGTAGGCCTTGGCATTCAAACCGGGAAGTGGATGATTGCTTTGATTATGGAAGAGATAGATGTGATAGGGGTTGCTCACAGGATCCAGTTTCGAATGACATTCTTGATCTATTGCCTTCGGACCCTTTTGGCATGGATATAAGTACCACGTTTACGGCTATCACGGGCTGGCTTGAGGATTTGGAAGTGGACTATGGTGGTTACAGAAGGGATGAGGTGGGGACAAGTAATGATAACTATGAACTTTTCGCGGGATTGAATTTTATCTGGAATAATGCTATGAGGTTTCAGGCATTCCCTGGGAAAATTGGGGTCGATCACAAGGCTAATGTAGCAAGTGGATTCGGTGGGTGCTCAAAAGAGAAGGGAGTTGGTGATGCGCCCTTACACAGCGATTTTGGATCAGCATGTCCAGTCGCTGACGTTCTGAATTTGGGCAATGGAAGTTGTGGTTTTTCCAATCAGCAAAATGTAGAAGTCCAGCATGACTATGGGATTTGTGCTGGCAGTGATGGAGGAGCTCCTCATGGGGCGATGATGTTTGCCCTTAGTTATCTGGGGGTGCAGGATCTTCTTCATGTAGAAGGTACTTGCAGATCTCTCCATTCTACAGTTCGCGGTGACCCCCTTTTGTGGAGAAATATTCACATAGATCAACCGCTGAATGAGAAGATTACCGATGATGTTCTCTTGCAATTAACCGATCGGGCTCAAGGAAATCTGCAGAGCTTGAGCCTAGTGGAGTGCCCAAGGATCACTGATGATGGTCTGAAGCGTGTGCTTGAAAGTAATCCCAGGCTAACCAAG TTGAGCGTGCCTGGATGTACTAGACTCAGTATTGAGGGCATCGTGAATAGCTTAAAGGCTTTCAATTCTAAGGGTGCACAAGGTGTGAGGCATTTACGAATTGGTGGACTATATGGTGTGACACAGAAGCATTTTGAAGAATTGAAGTTCTTGTTGCGAACTGACAGTCAGATGCAGCCTAATCCACGCAAGCCACACTTTTATCACAGAGGGAACTTTTACCTGCCCTCTGATGATGATAGCGACATTGATATTGAAATGTGTCCTAGATGCCAGAACCTGAGGCTTGTCTATGATTGCCCTGCCGAGGCTTGTCAAAGGAAAGAACATCCAACTCAGGTATGCAGGGCCTGCACACTTTGCATAGGGAGGTGTATTCAGTGTGGTCGGTGCGTTAATGATTGTGAATATGAGGAAACATTTTGTTTGGAGTTGCTTTGCTCAGATTGTTGGAAGCAGCTACTTGAGTCTCAAGAGACACAGGATGGAACATACGGTCCatccaaaccttttgttctccATGAACGGAATGATACCTTTGGTCGGCATGGCTAG